The Microbaculum marinisediminis genome includes the window CGTGGGCTTCCGGGTGCTGTTACAGGAAGGACTCGACACCACGCGGCCCGAGGGACGGCTCATGCTCCACATGCTCGGCTCGTTCGCCGAGTTTGAACGCGACCTAATCAAGGAGCGACAGCGTGAGGGGATTGAGAAGGCCAAGGCCAAGGGCGTGTACAAGGGCAGGCCCCCGAGGATCGACGGCGCAGCCATCCGTCAGTTGAAGGCGCAGGGCGTAGGTGCCACCGAGATAGCCAAGCGGCTTGGGGTGTCCCGCAAGAGCGTCTACAGGGCCCTAGAGTGAGCACAGGGAGTAACTACAATACGTCCATCTTAGGTAGGCGTGGTGAAGCACCCTCGCTGGCCGTGCAGTGTGCAAGTTTCCTGCACTGCCTAGGGCGGTGCCCTAGACGCGCAGACAAGCCCCCGCACGGAGGCATCCCGGTACTTCACCTTCAGGCGGCATCCGCAGGGGGCTAGCGAAACCGCAGAGGGAGGGGATGAGCCTGCCTCAGTTAATGCCAGCATTTGCGGCCCTTGAAGCTTCCACCCTCAAGGAGCACTGTTCTCGCCCTAGCCAATTCAGCCCCCGCTAGGATGCCTCGCGGCGGGTGGAAGCCACCACGCCTTGAGTTGGGAGCCTGAAAACAGTGCTTCGAAACATGCGAAGCTCCTTCCTGGCTCCCGCTATTGGGACCTTCACCACATTTGGTTACTCAGCGGCAAGTTTACAACCACTGTCACACAACTTTCCCTTACTAATTGTAAGGGGCACCACGTGTCTATTGACAGGAGGTTGTCGCCGCTGGGGGCGCATCACCGTGGAAAGACACAACACATGACTGATCATACTAAAGACCAGAACCGTCCGAATTGGATTGAGCTACCCCGGAATGACTTAGAGAATCCGGCAGCTTAGCGCCTTCGCCAATATAGCACTGGACATCTCTAGCCACGCCTCCAGCGAACCGCCGTAAGACTCGCTCGATGCCCCCTTGGTGTGCCCTAGAAACCTGTCTCGCAATCCATCAGGCGCACCGGCCAAACCCAGCTTGTCCGCCATCCTGTGCCTAAGAGAATGGGTGGGACCGACCTTCGACACCTTCCCGATGACCGCGTCGACATGCTTGCCGATGGCGGCCGAGGCCGCATCCGGACCACCTAAGCGGCAATAGGCTTTGAACAACAAGGCTTCGCTTCCAGCAGCCTTTACCGCTTCCTTGGCGGCCGCGTGAGCGTCCCCTTTTAGGGGGACCACCCGATTTGAAGATTTCGTCTTCAAGCGCCTGTCCTTGTGCCCCTCCACCACGATATGAGGAATGCGGTGGCCGAGGTGGACATCCGCGACACGCAGGCCAGTGACCTCCGCAAGCCTGCAACCGGTGCCAGCCAGCAGCCGCCAAATAAGCCAGAGGCTTTTCCCGGCGTTGGTGTGGAGCTGTTGGGCGATCCTCTCCACTTCGGCATCAGTGAAGGGGCGGCGAAGGAGGCGGTCGGGAATGGCCGTGTCGCCGTCACTGACCTCCAGCTTCATGAACGGGTTCTTGCAGGCCAGATCGTTCTCCGCGATTGCGTGGTTGATGACCGCCCGTACTACGTTCAGGTAGCGGTCCACCGAGGCGGCAGTACGGCCCCCATCAAGCATGTGGTCCCGCACGTCCTTGGCGTCTTGGCGCTCCAGCCGGTCAAGCGGGCGGCTGAGGTCGACGACAGCGCCGACAAGACGAAAGATGCGCTCCAGTTCGAGCCGCTTCTTTCGGTCGCCCTTGACCCGCTCCTTGTCGTACAGGCGCTTGGCGTCTTCGAGGGACGGGCATGGGCGTGTCAGCCGAGAACCGAGGCGTAGCGCACGGA containing:
- a CDS encoding recombinase family protein encodes the protein MSTLVGYARVSSTDQDLDSQLDHLRNAGCGKVFSEKRSGKSATDREQLEHALDYVREGDVFVVTRLDRLARSLVDLRNIVDRLQAKGVGFRVLLQEGLDTTRPEGRLMLHMLGSFAEFERDLIKERQREGIEKAKAKGVYKGRPPRIDGAAIRQLKAQGVGATEIAKRLGVSRKSVYRALE
- a CDS encoding tyrosine-type recombinase/integrase, which codes for MLIQVRYLQQRGKSWRYRRKVPPALRPILGKGEIVIPLGGSEAEALRRYRKAHAKAEQQLAVAVAHPPQAAPGQTELDRFRLAESQIRDWGLDLDWAGEDGPEELARDVLADSIVGKYPADAETGDPTGVSVEDVAVLRALRLGSRLTRPCPSLEDAKRLYDKERVKGDRKKRLELERIFRLVGAVVDLSRPLDRLERQDAKDVRDHMLDGGRTAASVDRYLNVVRAVINHAIAENDLACKNPFMKLEVSDGDTAIPDRLLRRPFTDAEVERIAQQLHTNAGKSLWLIWRLLAGTGCRLAEVTGLRVADVHLGHRIPHIVVEGHKDRRLKTKSSNRVVPLKGDAHAAAKEAVKAAGSEALLFKAYCRLGGPDAASAAIGKHVDAVIGKVSKVGPTHSLRHRMADKLGLAGAPDGLRDRFLGHTKGASSESYGGSLEAWLEMSSAILAKALSCRIL